Proteins encoded by one window of Blautia luti:
- a CDS encoding RnfABCDGE type electron transport complex subunit B, with protein MNIGAIIAATVLVAAVGLFIGIFLGVAGNKFAVEVDEKEVAVREALPGNNCGGCGYPGCDGLAAAIAKGEAPVNGCPVGGEPVGKVIAAIMGQEVVETARQVAYVKCAGTCEKTKDNYEYTGVEDCEMMAFIPGGGAKACGFGCLGFGSCVKACPFGAIEVVNGVAVVDKEACKACGKCVAKCPKHLIELVPYEQTTFVQCSSHAKGKAVTSACEVGCIGCKKCEKTCPNGAITVDNFCAHVDYSKCTNCGACREACPRHIIQ; from the coding sequence ATGAATATAGGAGCAATTATCGCGGCAACTGTACTGGTTGCGGCAGTCGGTCTTTTTATTGGTATTTTCCTCGGAGTAGCTGGTAATAAATTTGCAGTAGAAGTAGATGAGAAGGAAGTTGCTGTTCGTGAAGCACTTCCGGGAAATAACTGCGGTGGCTGTGGTTATCCTGGCTGTGATGGTCTGGCAGCAGCAATCGCTAAAGGTGAGGCACCTGTAAACGGATGTCCTGTAGGCGGTGAGCCTGTAGGAAAAGTGATCGCAGCGATCATGGGACAGGAAGTTGTTGAGACAGCCCGTCAGGTTGCATATGTAAAATGTGCAGGTACCTGCGAGAAAACAAAGGACAACTATGAATATACAGGCGTGGAAGACTGTGAAATGATGGCATTTATTCCTGGCGGCGGAGCGAAAGCCTGTGGATTTGGATGTCTTGGATTCGGAAGCTGCGTAAAGGCCTGTCCATTCGGTGCGATCGAGGTAGTGAATGGTGTAGCTGTGGTTGACAAAGAGGCATGTAAGGCGTGTGGTAAATGCGTTGCGAAATGTCCGAAGCATCTGATCGAACTTGTTCCGTATGAACAGACTACATTCGTACAGTGTAGCTCACATGCGAAAGGTAAAGCCGTTACATCTGCCTGTGAGGTTGGATGTATCGGATGTAAGAAATGCGAGAAGACATGCCCGAATGGGGCGATTACAGTTGATAATTTCTGTGCTCATGTAGATTACAGTAAGTGTACGAACTGCGGGGCTTGTAGAGAAGCTTGTCCTAGACATATTATTCAGTAA
- a CDS encoding RnfABCDGE type electron transport complex subunit G gives MSNRIIKDTIAITVITLVAGLALGVVQDITADPIAKQEAQAKQDAYKAVFADADSFDVVDVDADALQSYLDENGYAAQSIDETMLAKDASGNELGYAFTVTTSEGYGGDIQFAMGIQDDGTLNGISILSIGETAGLGMRANTDAFKDQFKDKKVDKFEYTKTGATADNQIDALSGATITTNAMTNGVNAGLCAFQYEKGGN, from the coding sequence ATGAGTAACAGAATTATCAAAGATACCATCGCCATTACAGTGATCACACTGGTGGCAGGACTTGCCCTTGGTGTAGTCCAGGATATTACAGCTGATCCGATTGCAAAACAGGAAGCACAGGCGAAACAGGACGCTTACAAAGCTGTATTTGCAGATGCTGACAGCTTTGATGTGGTAGATGTAGACGCAGACGCACTGCAGTCTTATCTGGATGAAAACGGATATGCAGCACAGTCTATCGATGAGACCATGCTTGCAAAAGATGCTTCCGGCAATGAACTGGGATATGCATTTACAGTAACCACTTCTGAAGGTTACGGCGGAGATATCCAGTTTGCAATGGGTATCCAGGATGACGGTACTTTAAATGGAATTTCTATTCTTTCCATCGGTGAGACCGCAGGTCTTGGTATGAGAGCAAACACAGATGCATTTAAGGATCAGTTCAAAGATAAGAAAGTAGACAAATTTGAATATACAAAAACAGGTGCCACAGCAGATAATCAGATCGATGCTTTAAGTGGTGCCACAATCACAACGAATGCCATGACAAACGGTGTCAACGCCGGTTTATGTGCATTCCAGTATGAGAAAGGAGGAAACTAG
- the rsxE gene encoding electron transport complex subunit RsxE, giving the protein MKPNTPAERLYNGIIKENPTFVLMLGMCPTLAITTSATNGIGMGLTTTVILAASNLMISLLRNFIPDRVRMPAFIVVVASFVTVVQLLLQGFIPSLYDALGIYIPLIVVNCIILGRAEAYASKNKPIASLFDGLGMGLGFTLSITCIGAVRELIGAGSIFGHQILPLADAAAGKAGYEPITIFILAPGAFFVLAALSALQNKFKLGAAKRGIDPSNPDCGGSCAACGNTMCKGKRG; this is encoded by the coding sequence ATGAAACCAAACACACCTGCAGAACGTTTGTATAACGGAATCATCAAAGAAAATCCTACCTTTGTACTGATGCTTGGTATGTGTCCGACACTGGCCATCACTACATCCGCAACGAATGGTATCGGAATGGGACTTACTACAACCGTAATCCTTGCAGCATCCAACTTAATGATCTCTCTTCTGAGAAACTTTATTCCGGACAGAGTTCGTATGCCGGCATTTATCGTAGTTGTTGCTTCATTCGTAACAGTTGTACAGCTTCTTTTACAGGGATTTATCCCGAGTCTGTATGATGCACTTGGAATTTATATTCCTCTGATCGTAGTTAACTGTATCATCCTTGGCCGTGCGGAGGCTTATGCATCCAAGAATAAACCGATCGCATCCCTGTTCGATGGACTTGGTATGGGCCTTGGATTTACCTTAAGTATTACCTGTATCGGTGCAGTACGTGAGCTGATCGGTGCTGGATCTATTTTCGGACATCAGATCCTTCCTCTGGCAGATGCTGCAGCAGGTAAAGCTGGCTATGAACCGATCACAATCTTTATCCTCGCACCTGGAGCATTCTTTGTTCTGGCAGCGCTTTCTGCATTACAGAATAAATTTAAACTTGGTGCAGCCAAACGTGGTATTGACCCGAGCAATCCCGACTGCGGCGGAAGCTGTGCAGCCTGCGGTAATACCATGTGCAAGGGAAAAAGGGGGTAA
- the ruvB gene encoding Holliday junction branch migration DNA helicase RuvB, with protein sequence MEKRIITTDVTEEDFSLEGNLRPQTLDDYIGQEKTKSTLKVYIEAAKQRHDALDHVLFYGPPGLGKTTLSGIIANEMGVHMKVTSGPAIEKPGEMAAILNNLQEGDILFVDEIHRLNRQVEEVLYPAMEDYAIDIMIGKGASARSIRLDLPKFTLVGATTRAGLLSAPLRDRFGVMHHLEFYNQKELQTIIIRSAQVLGVEIDEKGAAEIAKRSRGTPRLANRLLKRVRDFAQVKYDGRITYDVACFALNLLEVDQYGLDKIDRRILQTLIVNFQGGPVGLETLAAAIGEDSGTLEDVYEPYLLQNGFLNRTPRGRMASALAYEHLGYPQPEKM encoded by the coding sequence ATGGAGAAACGTATTATAACCACAGATGTCACAGAGGAGGATTTTTCCCTGGAAGGAAATCTTCGTCCGCAGACTCTGGATGATTACATTGGTCAGGAGAAGACCAAGAGTACCTTAAAAGTATATATAGAAGCCGCTAAACAGCGTCATGACGCACTGGATCATGTCTTATTTTACGGCCCTCCGGGACTTGGAAAGACCACCCTCTCAGGAATTATTGCCAATGAGATGGGAGTTCATATGAAAGTAACTTCCGGACCTGCTATCGAGAAGCCGGGAGAGATGGCGGCAATCCTGAATAATCTGCAGGAAGGTGACATCCTGTTTGTGGATGAGATCCATCGTCTGAACAGACAGGTGGAAGAGGTTCTTTATCCTGCAATGGAGGATTATGCCATAGATATCATGATCGGTAAGGGCGCATCTGCACGTTCTATTCGCCTGGATCTTCCGAAATTTACGCTTGTGGGAGCCACCACAAGGGCAGGACTTTTATCAGCTCCGCTGAGAGACCGTTTCGGAGTGATGCATCATCTGGAATTTTATAATCAGAAAGAACTTCAGACCATCATCATCCGTTCTGCCCAGGTGCTGGGAGTGGAGATCGATGAGAAAGGGGCAGCAGAGATTGCCAAGAGATCCAGAGGAACTCCGCGACTGGCCAATCGTCTGCTGAAAAGGGTACGTGATTTCGCCCAGGTGAAGTATGATGGCAGAATTACCTATGATGTAGCCTGTTTTGCCCTGAACCTGCTGGAAGTGGATCAGTATGGCCTTGACAAGATCGACAGAAGAATCCTGCAGACACTGATCGTGAATTTCCAGGGAGGACCGGTGGGACTGGAAACCCTTGCAGCGGCCATAGGAGAAGATTCCGGGACACTGGAAGACGTCTATGAGCCTTATCTGCTTCAGAATGGATTTTTGAATCGTACACCAAGGGGAAGAATGGCATCAGCCCTTGCATATGAACACCTTGGATATCCGCAGCCTGAAAAAATGTAA
- the ruvA gene encoding Holliday junction branch migration protein RuvA: MIAFVHGTAVDMTENSVIVEAGGIGYDIYMTGTDLSNIHMGEEVKIHTYFNVREDAMKLYGFRSKDDLQMFKLLLGVNGVGPKAAVGVLAGITADELRFAILSDDVKTLSKAPGIGKKTAQKLILELKDKMKLEDAFELKLAHEQENAAAGMGDISDGRQEAVEALVALGYSSTDALRAVRKVTDVAPDDVEGLLKAALKNF, from the coding sequence ATGATCGCATTTGTTCATGGAACGGCAGTAGATATGACCGAGAACTCTGTTATTGTTGAGGCAGGGGGGATCGGATATGATATATATATGACAGGTACGGATCTTTCCAATATTCATATGGGAGAGGAAGTGAAGATCCATACTTATTTTAATGTAAGAGAAGATGCCATGAAATTATATGGCTTCAGATCGAAGGATGATCTGCAAATGTTTAAGCTGCTTCTGGGTGTGAACGGTGTTGGTCCGAAGGCAGCAGTGGGAGTTCTGGCGGGAATTACGGCGGATGAGCTGAGATTTGCAATTCTTTCAGATGATGTGAAGACGTTATCCAAGGCTCCGGGAATCGGAAAGAAGACGGCACAGAAGCTGATTCTTGAACTGAAGGATAAGATGAAGCTGGAGGATGCATTTGAATTAAAACTGGCACATGAGCAGGAGAATGCGGCTGCAGGAATGGGCGATATCTCAGATGGCAGACAGGAAGCAGTGGAAGCACTGGTTGCACTGGGATACAGCAGTACAGATGCACTTCGTGCAGTGCGTAAGGTTACAGATGTGGCGCCAGATGATGTGGAAGGATTACTGAAAGCAGCGTTGAAGAATTTTTGA
- the rsxA gene encoding electron transport complex subunit RsxA yields the protein MKELLIILVSSAIVNNVVLSQFLGLCPFLGVSKSVETAAGMGGAIIFVITLSSFVTGIIYNAILVPTNLTYLQTIVFILLIAALVQFVEMFLKKTMPSLYQALGVYLPLITTNCAVLGVALTNVQKGYNVLQGTINGFATAVGFTISIVLMAGIREKIAYNDIPKSFQGFPTVLLTAGLMAIAFFGFSGLI from the coding sequence ATGAAAGAACTTTTGATCATACTTGTAAGCTCAGCAATCGTAAATAACGTAGTCCTCAGCCAGTTCCTTGGTCTTTGTCCTTTCCTTGGTGTTTCCAAGAGTGTAGAGACAGCAGCCGGCATGGGCGGTGCGATCATCTTCGTTATCACACTGTCATCTTTTGTGACAGGTATTATTTACAACGCTATTTTAGTACCTACAAACCTGACTTATCTGCAGACTATCGTATTCATCCTGCTGATCGCGGCGCTGGTACAGTTTGTAGAGATGTTCCTTAAGAAAACAATGCCTTCTCTGTATCAGGCACTTGGTGTGTATCTTCCTCTGATCACAACAAACTGTGCAGTTCTCGGTGTTGCCCTTACAAACGTACAGAAAGGTTATAACGTACTTCAGGGAACGATCAACGGATTTGCAACAGCAGTCGGCTTTACCATTTCTATCGTGCTGATGGCTGGTATCCGTGAGAAAATCGCATACAATGACATTCCAAAATCCTTCCAGGGATTCCCTACAGTTCTGCTGACAGCTGGACTGATGGCAATTGCCTTCTTCGGATTTTCAGGACTGATTTAA